In Rutidosis leptorrhynchoides isolate AG116_Rl617_1_P2 chromosome 2, CSIRO_AGI_Rlap_v1, whole genome shotgun sequence, one genomic interval encodes:
- the LOC139893586 gene encoding zinc finger protein ZAT11-like — translation MVYLPMKRSREFEFDSAITIMANSLMLLSKELSSNEPYDDSPSRVFECKTCNRQFRSFQALGGHRTSHKKPRVNNEGDLKHGTNLVPMKPKSHECSICGLEFALGQALGGHMRRHRGTTMNENQPMQKVDSSFDDMVKKVSSRRVFSLDLNLTPLENDLEFQFGKAALTTIELFI, via the coding sequence ATGGTCTATCTACCGATGAAGAGATCTAGAGAGTTCGAATTCGACTCGGCCATAACCATCATGGCTAATAGTTTGATGCTACTTTCAAAGGAACTATCAAGCAACGAGCCATATGATGACTCGCCAAGTCGGGTTTTTGAGTGTAAAACATGTAACCGTCAGTTCCGGTCGTTCCAAGCATTAGGTGGACATAGAACTAGTCATAAGAAGCCCCGAGTTAATAATGAAGGTGACTTGAAACATGGTACAAATTTGGTGCCTATGAAGCCTAAGTCACACGAATGCTCAATATGTGGGCTAGAGTTTGCCCTAGGGCAAGCGTTGGGTGGACATATGAGAAGGCATAGAGGGACTACGATGAACGAGAACCAACCGATGCAAAAGGTTGATTCGTCTTTTGATGACATGGTGAAAAAAGTTAGTAGTCGAAGAGTTTTTAGTTTAGATTTAAACTTGACACCTTTAGAGAATGATTTGGAGTTTCAATTCGGGAAGGCGGCTCTAACCACAATTGAATTATTTATATGA